A genomic stretch from Capricornis sumatraensis isolate serow.1 chromosome 4, serow.2, whole genome shotgun sequence includes:
- the LOC138078149 gene encoding olfactory receptor 6C2-like, which translates to MRNHTVTTFTLLGLTDDPQLKIVIFIFLFLTYMLSVTGNLTIISLTFIDSHLKTAMYFFLQNFSFLEISFTTACIPRYLYNISTGDKTIAYNNCISQIFFADLFGVTEFFLLATMSYDRYVAICKPLHYVTIMNNVVCRRLILCCWMAGLLIIIPPLSLGLHLEFCDSNVIDHFFCDAVPLLKISCSETWLIEQMIIVCAVLTFIMTLMCVVLSYICIIKTILQFPSAQQRKKAFSTCSSHLIVVSITYGSCIFIYVKPSAKESAGINKGVAMLTTSIAPMLNPFIYTLRNKQVKQAFGDAIKRIALMK; encoded by the exons ATGAGAAACCACACAGTAACAACTTTTACCCTGCTGGGACTGACTGATGATCCACAACTGAAGATTgtgattttcatctttttatttctcacCTACATGTTGAGTGTAACTGGGAACCTGACAATCATCTCCCTCACCTTCATAGACTCTCATCTGAAAACTGCCATGTACTTTTTCCTACAAAATTTCTCCTTCTTAGAAATCTCATTTACAACTGCTTGTATTCCCAGATATTTGTATAACATATCAACAGGTGATAAGACAATAGCATATAATAACTGTATCAGTCAAATATTTTTTGCTGATCTTTTTGGTGTAACTGAGTTTTTTCTCCTGGCTACCATGTCCTATGATCGATACGTGGCCATCTGCAAACCCCTGCATTACGTGACTATCATGAACAACGTGGTCTGTAGAAGACTCATCCTTTGCTGCTGGATGGCTGGCTTGTTGATCATAATCCCTCCACTTAGCCTGGGCCTGCATCTGGAATTCTGTGACTCCAATGTTATTGACCATTTTTTCTGTGATGCAGTCCCCCTTCTAAAAATCTCATGCTCAGAAACGTGGCTTATAGAGCAAATGATCATAGTCTGTGCAGTGTTGACCTTTATCATGACCCTCATGTGTGTTGTTCTGTCGTATATATGCATCATCAAGACCATTTTACAATTCCCTTCTgcccagcaaaggaaaaaggCATTTTCCACATGTTCTTCCCATTTGATTGTGGTCTCCATCACCTATGGAAGCTGTATTTTCATCTATGTTAAGCCTTCAGCAAAGGAATCAGCAGGTATTAATAAAGGTGTGGCAATGCTCACTACTTCAATTGCTCCTATGCTGAACCCCTTCATTTACACCTTGAGAAACAAGCAAGTTAAACAAGCCTTTGGTGATGCAATCAAAAGAATTGCATT aatgaaatga